Sequence from the Phragmites australis chromosome 6, lpPhrAust1.1, whole genome shotgun sequence genome:
CCCCGCTCTCCCTTTTCTTCCAGTCAGGTACTTTTCATTCTTGTAATGACTCCTCAGTTTTAATAAGATCCATCCATGGTTGGTATGATTCTTTCTATCGAGTGAATGGTGGGTTTTGGGGTTAATCTATCTAGTCTGCTACCCTGATGGACCGCAACCACACAATTTATTTACGACTTATGGATTCGTTGGAGCACGAAATCAGATACTCTAGGAACACCTGGTTGCCAACTGTTGATCGATTCGTGTGATTTGTTTGAGCCCGACGATTTGGTTAGGATTATTATAATTTATGATAAAGTTACTTACCAGCAGTTCGTGCCCTCCCAAATTCCCAGTCATAGCAAGTAGAGAATCCGATAAATTTGCCAATTGATGCCGGGTCCACAAGGATAACAAGACCTTGAAAATTATCACTCTCACAACTCACGAGGATGACAAAGCCACAGTGGTGATCCCGATTGTCATATGTGTTATGTTTCTCATGGCCATAGAATCAGCTCCTTGAACCAACTGACAGAATGAGATTAGCTAAAGAAGATACCCTCCTTCTGATAATTTATAACACTAGTGAAGTAACTTATGAGATTGTATCGGTCTTGATATGCAAGCATTGGACAGCATGGCTTCAAACTGTTTTTGCTTTCCCCAAGTGAGTAAACCGCTTCCCATTTCTCAAAGGAAGCATGTTTTTTAGTTAGATAGGGAACACGCCAGATTGTTAATATTTATGGGAAGTAATTTGTATCTTTACAAGATGATGGTTCGGTGTTGTAGGTCAGGTCTCACCATGCACTCATGCCTTAATCATGAAAAATAAGACATCTTTCAAACCCTGTTGTGAACCACTGAACCATAGCAAATTACCAATCTATCTCAATTCTAACTGACATAGTGGTGACCTTGCTAACTGCTTATAGCGCTGTAAGGCCTACATGGTTATACTACCATCCTGGGGATCACTTGCTTTTTCTTTCTACTACATTTTGTTACTCATATTATGGAAATTGATTCGTGTTTTGAATGATATTCCAGAGAAaggtgtatcagctacttggaTGGGAGTACAGGAGACCTGAAAGAGTCCCACCTGCTTGTCCTTATAAGCCTGCAGCAAAGAAGAAAGATGAAGTAAGCCTAAATCTTCACGCTACTTTTTCTGCCCTTGCGCTGTTGCACAATGCAGGTTCCCAACAATTACATGGCCTCCGGATTATTCAAGGAGTTAATAAAGTATAGCTAAAAACCTAAATATTTTATTGCTCTGCACCTAGTCAACACCTGCCTCATTTACTTGACACGTCATAAGTAGACTCATAGATAGTTTCACAGCTGCTCATTTATCCTTGACTGTAATATAATTTGTTTGGATTTAGCTCCAAAGGGCTTATGTTGCTCTGTCTCTCCAGGGTGCAAGTGAATCAAAACCCCTTGTTGAAGACCAAGGCGCTGCAGCAACCGCTGCAGAAGACAAGAAAGAGGAATGATGCATGCGTTCACTCAATCGATGTTAGCCGACCCTGAAAATAGGCACTTCCTCGCTATCTTGTGATCATATCATAACTAAGAAATAATTGTTGTCATGAAAATATGTTTGGATGATGGGTTGATGAATGTACTTCTAATTCTACTGCCAATCCTTACCAACTGCATGATTGTGATCTATCTTTACCGTTGGAGTTGAACTCGCAAATTGCAAATAGCTAAAGTGCATTGTGTTGTCAAAAAGTTTGTTAGAATGCTTGAAAGAGATGTTCTGGTTTCAGAAACTGAAGTACTTCCAACTTGAACTTCAACTCGGGCATTATTGTATGTTGTTATTCAACTCAATGGTCACAAGAGAGACACAATCTTTCACTCGAGAACTTGAGATCATTTCTTGTACTCCAGAAGAGCATAGAACGGGTCCGGGTAGATGGCACGGAAGCCGGTGAACCCTGCGGCGAGGCCGAGCTGCCGGAACTCCTCCTCGGACCGCTCCCTCCCTTGGGTCCGGTAGGTGGTCATGACGAAGATGTCGTTCTCCAGTAGCGCCCTCGTCCTCACGCTGGTGTCCGTCTTCTCCGGCACCACAGGTTCGCAGGCGATCAGCTTCCCTCCGTCCGGCAGTGCATTGTAGCAGTTGTTGAGGATCGCCGTGCACTCGTCGTTCGTCCATGTCGTCAGAACCCACTGCACGGGATAAGAAAAGGAAGGATGATGAAACTTGCTCGATTGGTTCCAACAATTTGGTGAAAATGGTGTGATCCTGATCACCTTCATAAAGATGGCGTCACCGGAGGGGATGGACTTGAACATGTCTCCACCAACATGCCTTACTCCTGTATTTGATTTGTTTGCAGGCATTTCCATCAGTATGGTCTTGTTGAATTTAATGACAAACAGATTGTGCCTGTGCTTGGCAATGTGTATGTATGGGGCAGGTAAGAATATAACTTTTTGTATAAATTGGGTCGATCTAAAacttgaaaaaataaatttaagatTCGCTCTCATCTAactaaattaagaaaaaaattaaactaaatattGACACAGAAACTATGCATTCCCGTAACCACTTGCATCACTAGCGGCAGGCAATCGAATAAACATCGAAAACCATTTCTCACGAGATCCAAGATTAGTTAACAAGTTTATCGAGACTTTGAGCATCTCTTTCCAGTCAACTTTTTTGCAAAGAGATTCGTGCAGAGTAAACGTACCCTCCCTGACAAAGTACCCAATCACGGAAAGATTATGAAGACGAAAGAGATACGACAGGGCGTGTTAGGGTCCGTCTGACTCACCGGCGatgggcggcgcggcggcgacgacgtcgGGCAGGTCGAAGTTGAGCCCCTCCTTGATGGTGCCGACCCTCCGCATTATCATCTCGAGGCACGCCCCGGAGCTGCCCCCGACGTCCACCAGCGTGCCCACGCCGTCGAAGCCGCCCGCGTAGCCGTCCAGCAGCGCCTCCATGAAGGGCTCCGACACCCCCCTCATCGCCCGGAGCATCACCTCGTTCGCCTCCCTGCCATCCCTCGACTGATAATTAATTGAGACGATTAACTAAGATCTGTTGAACTGAATTGAAACGCACCTGTCCTTGCCGTAGTAGGCGTATGCGGGGACGCCGCCATTGGCGCGTGCGAATGGCTCGGGGCCGGCAGGGTAGAGCACGGCCTCGTGGAGGCGCGGCCACGCCGCCACCAGCGCGTCCTGGTGGTGCTGCAGCACGTAGTCCGCGTACGACGCGCCCGAGGGGCCGGGCACCAGGGTGCGCCCCACCGCTGTCAGCGCGAACCGGCGCGGGGAGCCGGCGTGCTCGGAGAAGACGCCGCGGGAGGCGAGCAGGCGAAGGAGGCGCTCGAGGACGGAGGGGTCCGGGTGGTCCGCGGGGAGGATCTCGGCCGCTGAGAGCGGTGCGTTGGCTCCGCCGGCCCAGACGGTGGAGGGGACGCCGAGGCGGATGACGGCGGTGAGAGCCATGGGGACGGAAATCATGTTAGCGAGCTCCATCATGGCCAGGCGCGCCTCCGCCGGGGAGACGTCCCCGGCTGCGGCAGAGGCGGGGTCGTCCTTGGCGGTGGCCGGCGACATTTTTGTTGCGGTTTGGAGGAAACGGCGTGGGCGAGAGTGTGTATGGTACTGTAagtcttctctctttttttttcctcctagattaaataatatataatttGATTAAGATCTCAAGAAAATCTTTTATTCTAAATTCTTACAGAATTTATTTCCGGTGTCGATAGCCTCACCTCGCCTTGACTGCTAGTGACATTATTTGATTACAGAAACACGTGATGCTGACATGTAGGGGGCCCAAAGTAAGAATGGGACCACTTGTCATTGGTGGAGAAGGTACTGTGTCGACCGTGAGTAAATAGGAGTAAGGTTCCAGACCTAGAGAGAAACCGGGATTGGATCACCGATAAGCAGCAGccatgatgatgaggaggtcGACAACTGGAATCTCCTGTGCCTTCCCCAAATCTCCGACCAAGCCTCCTGCGCCCCAAAGCCTATGCGCGTAGCTGCAGGGGCTCGTCCAATTAGAGCACCTCCAGTGTGATTCGAATAGAATCTTGTATCGATACAATCGAACCGAGTACAGAGCAGTCGATCGAAGGTGATAGGCTATCTATAAcagctattttaaatttttattcttaaaacactattataacatccatatcactattacagtatttctttttttttttatctttaacagctactctatttctTACATTCtactacttttttttcttctctccagATCCAACGGCATCCTCTGTCTGCAGTATTCCTACAGTACTGGTACAGTAATCCGTCAGTGTTTTCCTCCCTTGGATCCACTGACAGTCTCTGTAAACAGTAATGCTACAGTATTTGCGGCTGCTGCAGTACTTCAGCAAATTCACAACCCTATATTCTCTCTCCGTGACACTCGAATCTGCAAATTACAGTAAAACCGtgctgaataaaaaattatttcctaTACATGGTTGTTGGCTGGTTGGCCGGCTTCACGCTACCCAA
This genomic interval carries:
- the LOC133920877 gene encoding uncharacterized protein LOC133920877, with amino-acid sequence MVCIACFLPLFLIPVVNALPYLFDLILRKVYQLLGWEYRRPERVPPACPYKPAAKKKDEGASESKPLVEDQGAAATAAEDKKEE
- the LOC133920876 gene encoding nicotinate N-methyltransferase 1, whose amino-acid sequence is MSPATAKDDPASAAAGDVSPAEARLAMMELANMISVPMALTAVIRLGVPSTVWAGGANAPLSAAEILPADHPDPSVLERLLRLLASRGVFSEHAGSPRRFALTAVGRTLVPGPSGASYADYVLQHHQDALVAAWPRLHEAVLYPAGPEPFARANGGVPAYAYYGKDREANEVMLRAMRGVSEPFMEALLDGYAGGFDGVGTLVDVGGSSGACLEMIMRRVGTIKEGLNFDLPDVVAAAPPIAGVRHVGGDMFKSIPSGDAIFMKWVLTTWTNDECTAILNNCYNALPDGGKLIACEPVVPEKTDTSVRTRALLENDIFVMTTYRTQGRERSEEEFRQLGLAAGFTGFRAIYPDPFYALLEYKK